The bacterium genome includes the window CCGCACAAGCGGCTCTGGGTCACCCATCAGCCCATGGGAGTGGTCGCGGCGATCACGCCCTGGAACTTCCCCGCCACGATGGTGCTCCGGAAGATCGCGCCCGCGTTGGCCGCCGGGTGCTCGGTCGTCCTGAAGCCCGCCAAGGAAACTCCGCTCACCGCGATCGAGATCGCGCGGGCCTTTGAGGAAGCCGGCCTGCCTCCCGGCGTCTTCAACGTCGTCGTCGGCAGGCGGGCCGCGCCGATCGCGGACGTCTTCCTGAAGGATCCGCGGGTGCGCAAGATCGCGTTCACGGGGTCCACCGAGGTCGGCAAGACCTTGATGGCGCAGGCCGCCGCGCAGCTCAAGCGGGTCGCGTTCGAGTTGGGCGGCAACGCGCCGTTCATCGTCTTCGACGACGCGGACCTCGACCGGGCCGTGCACAACGCCGTGGCGATCAAGTACCTTCGGGTGGGCGGCCAGTCGTGTATCTGCGCGAACCGGATCTACGTCCACCGGCCGATCGCCGAGGCGTTTCTCGCCCGGTTTACCGAGGCGGTACGCGCCATCAAGGTCGGTTCCGGATTCGATCCGGGCGTCCAGGTCGGCCCGCTGATCAACGCCGAGACGCTCGAGAAAGTCGAGGGGTTCGTCAAGGACGCGGTGGCGCGAGGCGCCCGGCCGCTCGTGGGGGGGCGGCGGCTCACCGAGGGCGCATACGGCAAGGGGTTCTTCTACGAGCCCACCGTGCTGACGGAGGTTCGCGAGGAGATGCCCGTCGCCCGTGACGAGACCTTCGGTCCGATCGCCCCGGTGATGGTCTTCGAGACCGACGAGGAGGTCGTCGCGCGGGCAAACAACACGACCTTCGGCCTGGCCGCGTACCTCTCCTCGCGCGACCTGCGGAGGGTGATCCGGGTCGGCGAGGCGCTTGAGTACGGATTGGTGTGCGTCAACGACGCGACGGGATACACGCACGAGATTCCCTTCGGCGGGTTCAAGGAGAGCGGGTTGGGCCGCGAAGGCGGTCGCCAGGGCATCGAGGAGTACATGGAGGTGAAGTCGATCTCCCTGAACATCAGTTGATCGTGCGCGTGCGGGACGTTCCCCGTCATGTCCAGCGCAGCTGATCCCGAGCCCGTGGAGTTGGTATGCGATCTGCTGGTCTGCGGCGGCGGGCTCGGTGGCGTCGCCGCCGCCCTTCGCGCGGCCCGGCTGGGCCGCCGGGTGTGCCTCATCGAGGAGACCGGATGGCTCGGCGGGCAGATCAGCTCCCAGGGCGTGTCCCATCTTGATGAGCACCAGTACATCGAAGTCTTCGGCGGGACGGCCGCGTATTACGATCTCCGCGACGCCATCCGCGATTACTACCGGTCGCACTATGCGCTCACCCGCGAGGCAGCGCGGACCCCCAACCTGAATCCGGGCAGCGCCTGGGTCAGCCGGCTCTCCTTTGAGCCCAGGGTCGGGGCGGCGGTTCTGGACGGCATGCTGACCGGGCCCCACGACTCAGGGAGCCTCCAACTCTTCTTCCACACACGCGCCGTGGGGGCTGAAGTCTACGGCGGCCGGATTGCGACCGTCCTGACCCGGGATACGCAGAGCGGAGCGCCTCTCCGCTTCAGGCCGGCCTTCGTGCTCGATGCGACGGATCACGGCGACCTGTTCGTGCTGACCGCGACCGCATACGCGCTCGGCGCCGAGGCGCGCGGGGAGACCGGAGAGCCCTCGGCGCCTGAACGAGGGGATCCCGGGTGCGTGCAGTCGTTCACCTTTCCGTTCGCCGTGGAGTTCCGGCCGGGCGAGGTCCACACGATCGCGAAACCCGAAGACTACGACGCGAACCGGCAGGCCCAACCGTATTCGCTCGCCGCCACACCCTGGCTGCCCGGGGCGCCCGTCTACCGGATGTTTGCGACCGCGCCGAACACCTACGGCCCGTTCTTCACGTATCGCCGCATCCTCGACGCGCGTAACTTCGACGACCCGCGGGTCCCCCACGACGTGGCGACCATCAACTGGCCGAGCAACGACTTCCGTAGCGGCACCTTGGTCGACCGCCACGCCGATGACCAGGCCCGCATCCTCGAGCAGGCCCGCCGTCTCAGCCTCGGGTTCCTCTACTGGCTTCAGACCGAGGCACCGCGCGATGATGGCGGCGTCGGCTATCCCGAGCTCCGCCCGCGCCCGGACGTCATGGGTAGTGCGGAGGGGTTATCTCAGGCGCCCTATGTTCGGGAAGGGCGGCGCCTCCGTGCCAGGGTGACGATCCGCGAGCAGGACATCGCGCGGGCGCTCCACCCCGGCCCCCGCGCGGCGGCTTTCGATGACACGGTCGGCATCGGATTCTATCCGATCGACCTCCACGGATGCGGGCGGGAGACGCTCAGCGTCGCGACCCGCCCGTTCCAGATTCCGCTCGGGGCGCTCGTGCCGGCGCGGACCGTGAACCTCCTCCCCGCGGCCAAGAACATCGGCACGACGCACATCACAAACGGAGCATACCGGCTCCATCCGGTGGAGTGGGCGGTGGGGGAGGCCGCGGCGGTCGTGGCGGTCTTCTGCCAGCGCGTGGGGGCCGCCCCCCACGAGGTGCTGGATCGCCACGAGCTCGTGCGGCGGCTCCAGGTCGTCCTGCTCGACCAAGGCATCCCGCTGTACTGGTACGACGACGTGCCGCTCGAGCACCAGGCCTTCGTGGCCACCCAACTCTTGGCCGTCGAGGGCGTGTGGGACGGGAACGACGAGACGCTGCACTTCTCACCCGAGGCGGGCATGACGCTCGGCCAGGGAAAGCAGCGGGTGGCCGCGCTCGCCCGCGGCATCCAGCGGTGGCGCGGACCCGCCTCCGCCGACCCCGACGCGGAAGTCCTTCGGCCCGGCCCGGAGGACACCGTGCTTCCGCTTCGATGGGACGCGGCCGTCACACTCGTCACGCTGGCGGTCCCCGGCGCCGTCCCCCCGCCTCACGCGGCCGGGACTACGATCACCCGTGGGGATCTGGCCGTGTGGCTCGGGGCCCTGTTACGCGAGGCGATCGAGCGGGACGGCCTCTTGCGTCAGGCGAAGAGTTTGAGGTAGTCCTCCCGCAGTGGATAAAACACGTCCGCAACGAGGGCCCCCGCCCCACCGGCGCGCCCGCTGTGCTTGATCCCTCCCGGAATCACGTAAGTATCCCCCGGCTTGAGCGTTCGCTGCTCGTCGCCGATCTGCATGTGGAGCTCGCCTTCGAGGATGAGCCCGAGCTGCTCGTGGTGGTGGGAGTGGAGCGGCACTTCCCCATGGGGCACG containing:
- a CDS encoding FAD-dependent oxidoreductase, coding for MSSAADPEPVELVCDLLVCGGGLGGVAAALRAARLGRRVCLIEETGWLGGQISSQGVSHLDEHQYIEVFGGTAAYYDLRDAIRDYYRSHYALTREAARTPNLNPGSAWVSRLSFEPRVGAAVLDGMLTGPHDSGSLQLFFHTRAVGAEVYGGRIATVLTRDTQSGAPLRFRPAFVLDATDHGDLFVLTATAYALGAEARGETGEPSAPERGDPGCVQSFTFPFAVEFRPGEVHTIAKPEDYDANRQAQPYSLAATPWLPGAPVYRMFATAPNTYGPFFTYRRILDARNFDDPRVPHDVATINWPSNDFRSGTLVDRHADDQARILEQARRLSLGFLYWLQTEAPRDDGGVGYPELRPRPDVMGSAEGLSQAPYVREGRRLRARVTIREQDIARALHPGPRAAAFDDTVGIGFYPIDLHGCGRETLSVATRPFQIPLGALVPARTVNLLPAAKNIGTTHITNGAYRLHPVEWAVGEAAAVVAVFCQRVGAAPHEVLDRHELVRRLQVVLLDQGIPLYWYDDVPLEHQAFVATQLLAVEGVWDGNDETLHFSPEAGMTLGQGKQRVAALARGIQRWRGPASADPDAEVLRPGPEDTVLPLRWDAAVTLVTLAVPGAVPPPHAAGTTITRGDLAVWLGALLREAIERDGLLRQAKSLR
- a CDS encoding cupin domain-containing protein, producing MPAKLTVTSIKALPGKEVAKGVKIKPLAGDHVMFNYVELVPHGEVPLHSHHHEQLGLILEGELHMQIGDEQRTLKPGDTYVIPGGIKHSGRAGGAGALVADVFYPLREDYLKLFA
- a CDS encoding NAD-dependent succinate-semialdehyde dehydrogenase, which translates into the protein MPVREAPLFIGGRWVDGQAGTFEVLNPATSEPIAVVPNGGADQARAAVEAAANAFPTWAAMTALERGAILLRARDILTAKLDALARLVTEENGKPVAEARGEVSFAIQYLPWFAEEARRVYGEIVPPPVPHKRLWVTHQPMGVVAAITPWNFPATMVLRKIAPALAAGCSVVLKPAKETPLTAIEIARAFEEAGLPPGVFNVVVGRRAAPIADVFLKDPRVRKIAFTGSTEVGKTLMAQAAAQLKRVAFELGGNAPFIVFDDADLDRAVHNAVAIKYLRVGGQSCICANRIYVHRPIAEAFLARFTEAVRAIKVGSGFDPGVQVGPLINAETLEKVEGFVKDAVARGARPLVGGRRLTEGAYGKGFFYEPTVLTEVREEMPVARDETFGPIAPVMVFETDEEVVARANNTTFGLAAYLSSRDLRRVIRVGEALEYGLVCVNDATGYTHEIPFGGFKESGLGREGGRQGIEEYMEVKSISLNIS